The following is a genomic window from Actinomadura rubteroloni.
ACCCGCGCGGCGGGGGCGGGTCGTGGCGGGTGGGGTCGGCGGAGACGCGGCGGGTCTGCATCGTCTGGTCGTAGGCGGGGCCGTGCCACGATGACTGGACGGTCTCGGCGATCCGCTCGGGGTTCGGGCGCGGGTGCCCGACGAGACGGCTCAGCAGGTCGTCCACCGTCGGCCGCTGCCGGGGGTCCTTGTGCAGGGCGGCGGCGACGACGTCGCGGAGGGCCGGGTCCAGGCCGTCCAGCGCGGGCGGCTCGTGCGCGACGCGGTACAGGATCTGCGGCATCGTCGCGCCGTCGAACGGGGCGCGGCCGGTGCCCGCGTACGCGACGACGCAGCCCCAGGAGAACACGTCGGACGCGGGCGTGACCGGTTCGCCGCGCAGCAGCTCGGGCGGCAGGTAGTTCGGGGTGCCGACGAACTGGCCGGTGCGGGTGGGGCCATCCGCCGCGTCCAGCGCCCGCGCGATCCCGAAGTCGATCACGCGCGGGCCGGTGGACGACAGCAGGACGTTCGCGGGCTTCAGATCCCGGTGGACGATCCCGGCTCCGTGGATCGCGGCGAGCGCGGTCGCGACGCCGACCGCGAGGCCCTCCAGGTCCGAACCGGGCAGCGGCCCGCGCTCGGCGACGGCGTGCTCCAGCGTCGGCCCGTCGATGAACTCGGTGACGACGTACAGCGGCTCGCGGTCCAGTTCGGCGTCCACGACCGGCGCGGTGCAGAACCGGCGGACCCGCCGCGCCGCGGTGACCTCGCGCCGGAACCGCTCCAGGAACGCCGCCTCCCCGGCCAGCTCGGGGTTGATGACCTTGACGGCGACCCGGCGGCCCGCCGCGTCCTCGCCGAGCAGGACGGTGCCCATACCGCCCCGGCCGAGCCGCGACAGCAGCCGGTACGGGCCGAGTTCCCGCGGATCGCCGGTGCCGAGCGCGTCGTTCTCTCGTGCGTACGAGGTCATGGAGAGGTCCTGGGAGGTTTCTCGGGGAGCTGTGGGGAAACCATAGCCGTCCCGTACGCGCCGGGAGGAATCGGAATTCAGGTCCAGTCGCGCATGGTCTCGCGGGCGATGCCGGCGAGGTCGGTCATGCGGCGGGCGATGGCCGCCGGGTCCCACACGTCGAGCCGCGCGCACTGGTCGAACGCGACCCGGATCGCCGCCGAGTGGAACGCCACGATCAGCGCCGCCCGCGGGTCCCCGGGGTCGACGTCCTCGCGCTCGGCGACGACCCGCGCCAGCGTCTCCTCGGTCTCGTGGAACCGGGCCATCTGCGCGGCCATGAGGGACGGGTTGGCCTCCACGACCTGCTGGACGCGGCGGAACCGTCCCGTCTCGTCCGGGCCGGTTTCGGCCACCGCGCGCAGCATCGCCCGCATCGCCTCGACCAGCGCGGTGAACGGCCGCTCGTCGGCGGGCCGCGCGCGGACCGCCGTGATCAGCACCTGGTCGAAGTCGGTGAGGAACGCGGTGACGACGTCCTCCTTGGTGGCGAAGTAGCGGAAGAACGTCCGCTGGGACACCTCGACGGCCGCGACGATCTCGTCGATCGTCGTCTCCTCGTAGCCCTTGCGCAGGAACAGGTCGAGCGCGGCGTCGATGAGCGCGAGCCGGGTGCGCTGCTTCTTGCGCTCGCGCAGCCCGGCGGCGGGGACCGTGCCGGCGGCCTCGGGATCGGGCAGACCGGGACCGGGGGCGGCGGTCATCGAGGGACTCCTTCGCGCGGTGCTCGCTTTTTCTTAGTGGGTCTATCACGCCGGGCTCGGACCCGTCCCCGTCGGCCGCCCGCGTAAGCATCTCGTGACCCTCTGTTCCGTGACCGCCACGTTACGCGCGGGCAAGAATGAGCCGACTGAGCCCCGCGCGACCCGGGTCGCGCGGTGCGCGCCACCCCCTCGTCGCCGGGCGACCGGCGGCGAACCTTCACCCCGAGGCGGCTGATCACGGTGTCCGTAGCCCGTGCCCAAGAACCGGCGCAGATGCGTCGGCGTCATCTCGCGCTGCTCGCCCGCGCGGTCGGTGCGCGCGGGCTGCACTGGCGCCTGGCGGGGCCGGGGGAGTCGGTCCTCGCGGTCACCGGGCCGCGCTCCGGGCAGCAGGTGATGATCGTCGCGATGCCCACCGGGGCGGGCTGGTCGTACCTGTGGACGGGCGGGGGCTACGCCGACGTGACCGCCGTCGACCATGCCGCGG
Proteins encoded in this region:
- a CDS encoding serine/threonine-protein kinase, whose product is MTSYARENDALGTGDPRELGPYRLLSRLGRGGMGTVLLGEDAAGRRVAVKVINPELAGEAAFLERFRREVTAARRVRRFCTAPVVDAELDREPLYVVTEFIDGPTLEHAVAERGPLPGSDLEGLAVGVATALAAIHGAGIVHRDLKPANVLLSSTGPRVIDFGIARALDAADGPTRTGQFVGTPNYLPPELLRGEPVTPASDVFSWGCVVAYAGTGRAPFDGATMPQILYRVAHEPPALDGLDPALRDVVAAALHKDPRQRPTVDDLLSRLVGHPRPNPERIAETVQSSWHGPAYDQTMQTRRVSADPTRHDPPPPRGFPGKPLALGAAAVALVLVAGIGAWAALRPSGPPTDTASVFSDDFSQTASGWSGSAYTPPAPDEGYEGGHYRIDLNDSTDSAVTDSPIDVGKRPLPVRELVTVKVEVTGGPDYGQFGVYCRSSQGKTNLLPSYRFLVRRDGKGTVLRKATPDGGSKELYSSGDAPGYRPGEQNTVQFACEQDGGKMRLRAWLNGTRAASATDDDRILPNGNAGLTVARAGQSNAMVTVLFDDFEISEIH
- a CDS encoding TetR/AcrR family transcriptional regulator; its protein translation is MTAAPGPGLPDPEAAGTVPAAGLRERKKQRTRLALIDAALDLFLRKGYEETTIDEIVAAVEVSQRTFFRYFATKEDVVTAFLTDFDQVLITAVRARPADERPFTALVEAMRAMLRAVAETGPDETGRFRRVQQVVEANPSLMAAQMARFHETEETLARVVAEREDVDPGDPRAALIVAFHSAAIRVAFDQCARLDVWDPAAIARRMTDLAGIARETMRDWT